A region of the Phaeodactylum tricornutum CCAP 1055/1 chromosome 1, whole genome shotgun sequence genome:
ACTGTGAGGGCAATTCGTTTCGATCGCTTACGAGGAGGATTTGGTAGAGTATGAGGGTTAGGGTCGCATTCAAATCCTTTTACAGTACCTACGAAAAATAAACGGAAGAGGCCCCCGCCCCCGATGATGCGCGACACCGGCGGGGAGGCTGACTCACATAGGCACAGGTCTCGATTGGAACTCGAAAGAGGGACTTCGAAAGGAGGACGGAGTTCCGAATCGGCACTGACATTCGTCGTCCGACAACCCGTACAGGTAACAGACGGTAGCGATTGGATTGGCTGTGGAAATCGAATCTGTGcatgtatgtatgtatggTACACGACTCAACGCTCCCGTGACCAGACGAGTCGCGGAAACAGACCTACGAATCGTGAGGGTCGATGACATGGACAGTGCCAGTGAATGATCcggtttgactgtgagtgttCCTAATCGCGTGGTTTCGGTTTACTGTTACAACGAACAGTTGTAGCCCTTTTTCAATTCACGTGATTCTCGTACGGTGTAGACTGTACTCACAGTCGGTCGAGAGTCGTCCCGGAAAGACCCTTGTGTCCACCTTGGTACGACGTGGTACGTACTAGGAAGAGAGTATTGCGGCAGCAGTCATGGAGACGACGTCGGAAGAAGGAACGCGGGTATACGACCGAGAGGAAGAGTATCTGGCAGCCCAACGAGCCGCCGTGGAATCCTTGCAGATCGGCCGTGATACGCTGGAACAATCGCAGGTGCAAGGCGAGCAATTGAGTCGATCGGAGGCACTGGCGGATGAAACACAGTACAAGCTCGACAAGGCGGGACGTATTTTGCGAGGCATGACCTGGAGTGGATGGCCAACGCGTTTACCAGAGGGTCGGGACCGCCCCCGTccgacacgttgacgaaagCGCAAAGAATTTCGCGGCTACCACCGGCCGTATACGAGAATGTGCCCGCACCTTGTCGCGACGCGGCGCAAACAGTGCAGAACTATCACGCGAACGTCAAAGTCTTGGAAGAGTGTGAAACCTACGAACAGAAAAATACCTGCCAGCAGATATGTGATAATATGTACCAAGCCGCTCAAGCAGAAATGGCCAAGCTAAAGAGCCACCCGCAAGTCGAAGCGTACCGGTTGCAGTTTGAATCCGATTTAGAACTGCTCCAAGAACGACAAGGCAAGCAATTGCGGTCTCCGATGCGCTCCGCCACGGAGAATTCTGGGAACCACAAAGAGGAGTTGCTGTCGAATCATAAGACTACCGTGATGAATTTAACAGCGTCTCGGCCTCAACCCTCGCCTTGTGATATTGTACGACAGCGGCAAGACCAACATTTGGATACCATTTCGCAAAGTCTCGGCGAGCTCGGTAGCATCGCACAAAATTTGAAGCAATCCTTTCAGCAACAGAACGAAACGATCGACAAGCTGGACACAAAATCGGACAACATACTCGAAAAGAGTAAAATGGTGACACGAAGGGCCGATCGCATCATTCAAAAGAAATCATGGACCCCCGTCAAGCCCACTTTTGCCTGCATGGTTACCATACGGCACGTCTCGAGCGGTAAATACCTGGCCGTTGCCGATACTGACCTGAATTTGGTCCCGAAACGACACCCCGAAACCTGCGTTTTTGCTTTGTGGAAGCGACAAGGAGAAATTTTTGGTTTGAAAAACAAATTCAATAACAAATGGGTTGGGCAAAACCTGTTTGGATCTCTAGCTTGCTCCGCCAGTAGTTTTGGCCGAAGGGAAGAGTGGGAAGCGGAAGAGGATTGGACGAATTCGAGAATTTTGTGTGCCTCGGCCGGATGGGGAGCCGGCGGCTACCTCAACGTACGTCC
Encoded here:
- a CDS encoding predicted protein, producing MANAFTRGSGPPPSDTLTKAQRISRLPPAVYENVPAPCRDAAQTVQNYHANVKVLEECETYEQKNTCQQICDNMYQAAQAEMAKLKSHPQVEAYRLQFESDLELLQERQGKQLRSPMRSATENSGNHKEELLSNHKTTVMNLTASRPQPSPCDIVRQRQDQHLDTISQSLGELGSIAQNLKQSFQQQNETIDKLDTKSDNILEKSKMVTRRADRIIQKKSWTPVKPTFACMVTIRHVSSGKYLAVADTDLNLVPKRHPETCVFALWKRQGEIFGLKNKFNNKWVGQNLFGSLACSASSFGRREEWEAEEDWTNSRILCASAGWGAGGYLNVRPTDHGIVIGGYGFEERKKADAWSIVELTVT